The Nicotiana tabacum cultivar K326 chromosome 14, ASM71507v2, whole genome shotgun sequence genome contains a region encoding:
- the LOC142168941 gene encoding uncharacterized protein LOC142168941, whose translation MNIVSPDLLSDIVYASNAYLVWEDLRERFDKLNRVRIFQLHREIATISHGTNSVSAYFTRLEELWAEYDAMVHIPNSKEYIEHLQQQMLMQFLSGLNETYDQARRQILMKTVEPTLNQAYALIIDDESQNSSAHPVLPNRGDPVAMQTGRGQMTV comes from the coding sequence ATGAACATTGTCTCTCCGGATCTACTTAGCGACATTGTCTATGCATCTAATGCATATTTGGTATGGGAGGATTTGAGAGAGAGATTCGACAAATTGAATCGTGTTAGGATATTTCAGTTGCATAGGGAAATTGCTACTATTTCACATGGAACAAATTCGGTCTCTGCATATTTCACTAGGTTGGAGGAATTGTGGGCTGAGTACGATGCAATGGTGCATATTCCTAATTCGAAGGAGTATATTGAACACCTTCAGCAGCAAATGCTAATGCAGTTTTTAAGTGGTCTCAATGAGACATATGATCAAGCAAGGCGTCAGATCTTAATGAAGACTGTGGAGCCAACATTGAACCAAGcttatgcattgattatagatgATGAGAGTCAAAATTCTAGTGCACATCCAGTCTTGCCAAACAGAGGAGATCCAGTTGCTATGCAAACAGGCAGAGGGCAGATGACTGTGTAG
- the LOC142169137 gene encoding uncharacterized protein LOC142169137, whose translation MDSSRISLRPFKLSDADDLLIWASDDKVTSYLRWHTITSIEAASKYIQEVAIPHPWRRSICLDDRSIGYISVRPESGSERHKARIAYAVGSDYWGQGIVTMAIKMAIPIVFKDFPYLVRLEALVEPENVGSQRVLEKVGFKKEGFLRKYGFNKGEIRDMFIYSFLSIDEIP comes from the coding sequence ATGGATTCCTCAAGAATatcactcaggccattcaaactTTCTGATGCTGATGACCTCTTGATATGGGCTAGCGACGATAAAGTAACCTCTTATCTAAGATGGCACACAATCACCTCCATTGAAGCAGCATCAAAATATATCCAAGAAGTTGCTATTCCACATCCGTGGCGTCGGTCCATTTGCTTAGACGACCGTTCCATAGGTTACATATCAGTTAGGCCAGAATCCGGGAGCGAAAGGCACAAAGCTCGCATTGCTTATGCCGTTGGTTCTGATTATTGGGGACAAGGAATTGTTACTATGGCAATAAAGATGGCTATCCCTATTGTGTTCAAAGATTTTCCTTATTTGGTGAGGCTAGAAGCTTTGGTGGAGCCTGAAAATGTAGGATCTCAAAGGGTGCTAGAAAAGGTTGGTTTCAAGAAAGAGGGCTTTCTCAGGAAGTATGGGTTTAACAAAGGTGAAATTAGAGATATGTTCATATATAGCTTCTTATCAATTGATGAAATTCCTTGA